In Primulina huaijiensis isolate GDHJ02 chromosome 16, ASM1229523v2, whole genome shotgun sequence, a single genomic region encodes these proteins:
- the LOC140962176 gene encoding protein PHOSPHATE-INDUCED 1-like: MASNHVIKSLLLVMFSAFNLSSAQDQLLRYHKGALLQGTISVNLIWYGHFKPSQTAIISDFISSLSDSASTPSNPSVATWWKGVEKYYHLANSKNPSSLSLRLGKQILDEKCSLGKSLSQKQIVQLASKGDQKNAINVVLTASDVTVAGFCVNRCGTHGSKSSVVKGKNQKFAYIWVGNSETQCPGYCAWPFHQPIYGPQNPPLGSPNNDVGMDGVVTVLSGLLAGTATNPFGDGFYQGPANAPLEAASACPGVYGKGAYPGYAGDLLLDPTTGGSYNAHGASGRKYLLPAIYDPSTSKCSTLV, translated from the coding sequence ATGGCTTCTAACCATGTTATAAAATCTCTGCTTTTGGTTATGTTTTCTGCATTCAATTTGTCTTCTGCCCAAGACCAGCTTCTTCGTTACCACAAAGGTGCACTCTTGCAAGGCACCATCTCTGTCAATCTCATATGGTACGGCCACTTCAAGCCTTCCCAAACGGCTATCATCTCAGATTTCATCTCCTCCTTGTCAGATTCCGCCTCCACCCCAAGCAACCCATCGGTGGCCACTTGGTGGAAGGGCGTCGAGAAATACTACCACCTCGCCAACTCCAAGAATCCATCCTCACTTTCTCTCCGTTTGGGCAAACAGATCCTCGACGAGAAATGCTCTCTCGGGAAATCTCTCTCGCAGAAACAGATCGTTCAGCTGGCGTCAAAGGGTGACCAGAAGAACGCCATCAACGTCGTGTTGACGGCTTCCGATGTCACCGTCGCTGGGTTCTGCGTGAACAGGTGCGGAACACACGGATCCAAGAGCTCCGTCGTGAAAGGGAAGAATCAGAAATTCGCATACATTTGGGTGGGAAATTCGGAGACACAGTGCCCCGGCTACTGTGCTTGGCCCTTCCATCAGCCCATTTACGGCCCGCAGAACCCGCCACTGGGATCCCCCAACAATGATGTAGGCATGGACGGAGTGGTGACTGTTCTATCTGGGCTTTTGGCCGGAACCGCCACGAACCCGTTCGGAGACGGGTTCTACCAAGGCCCGGCTAATGCTCCACTGGAAGCTGCTTCGGCTTGCCCTGGCGTGTACGGGAAAGGGGCCTACCCGGGTTACGCCGGAGACTTGCTGTTGGATCCGACCACCGGTGGTAGCTACAACGCGCATGGTGCGAGTGGCCGGAAATACCTTCTTCCGGCCATATACGATCCTTCCACTTCCAAATGTTCCACTTTAGTTTGA
- the LOC140961734 gene encoding uncharacterized protein — MCSMVLARSFLLFLIVFSSFRSSLATIEIQSRFFDIAKSTLSGNYSGKWDDGGYCNYTGISCDDQENVVQIDISGWSLSGKFPVDQVCSFLPKLRVLRAGNNNFNETFPRGIVACTLLEELNMSSTRSTGSLPDFSPLKALKILDLSYNRFSGDFPLSIVNLTNLEVLNFNENEGFSLWKLPHNISSLIKLQSMVLTTCMLFGEIPGTIGDMSSLIDLELSGNYLTGRIPKELGKLKNLKQLELYYNQLDGEIPEELGNLTELEDLDMSVNKFSGSIPESICRLPNLKVFQLYNNSLTGEIPAIIANLTTLNTLSLYDNFLTGEVPKNLGKSSAMVALDLSENRLSGKLPEGLCSGGKLNYLLMLQNSISGELPGSYAKCESLIRFRVSRNDLEGNIPEGIFSLAHVSIIDLAYNHLSGYIPRSIENAKNLSELFMQGNKISGVIPSEISLAVNLVKIDLSNNILFGPIPSEIGGLILLNLLLLQSNNLSSLIPESLSSLKSLNVLDLSSNTFTGQVPERLSELLPNSLNLSNNHLSGPIPMSFIKSGLLKIFSGNPSLCMPSNRYSSDHNFPVCSRVYNRKKINHAWLIGVSLGIVVLGTILFLKRCLSKDEKMLEKEDTVSSSVFSYDFKCFHLLTFDQREIMVAMIEKNIVGYGGSGTVYKVHLKHGELVAVKKLWTSRKAKDSPPEDQLILDEGLKTEVETLGSIRHKNIVKLYCYLSSPECSLLVYEYMTNGNLWNALHKEKNFILDWPKRHQIALGIAQGLAYLHHDLLFPIIHRDIKSTNILLDAHYQPKVADFGIAKVLQAGGSKDSTTTVIAGTYGYLAPEYAFSSKATTKCDVYSFGVVLMELLTGRKPVAAEFGENKNIIYWVATKVETKEGALEVLDRRVSGLFKEEMIKVLLIAIRCTCRTPALRPTMNEVVQLLIEADPCRFECCMASNKLKETADTTTKPKNSFDL; from the exons ATGTGTAGTATGGTTTTGGCACGttcatttttactttttctgaTCGTGTTCTCGTCTTTTCGTTCTTCCCTTGCTACCATTGAGATTCAGTCTCGGTTCTTTGATATTGCAAAGAGTACACTCTCGGGGAATTATTCAGGCAAATGGGACGACGGCGGTTATTGCAACTATACCGGGATATCTTGTGATGATCAAGAAAATGTTGTGCAGATTGATATCTCTGGATGGTCTCTGTCTGGGAAATTCCCTGTTGATCAAGTCTGCTCCTTTCTTCCGAAACTACGGGTTCTTCGTGCAGGAAACAACAACTTTAATGAAACCTTCCCTCGTGGCATCGTGGCGTGTACTTTGTTGGAAGAACTAAACATGAGTTCTACACGTTCCACAGGTTCATTACCAGATTTCTCTCCCTTGAAAGCTTTAAAGATTCTTGATCTTTCTTACAACCGTTTTTCTGGTGACTTCCCTTTATCAATCGTAAATCTCACAAATCTTGAGGTGCTGAATTTTAACGAAAACGAAGGGTTCAGCTTGTGGAAACTGCCACACAACATATCAAGTTTGATCAAACTTCAGTCCATGGTGCTGACAACTTGTATGTTGTTTGGCGAAATCCCGGGCACTATAGGAGACATGAGTTCCTTGATTGATCTTGAATTGAGTGGCAATTATCTGACGGGACGAATTCCTAAAGAACTTGGAAAGCTAAAGAATTTGAAGCAGCTGGAACTTTACTACAACCAACTCGATGGTGAAATACCTGAGGAGCTTGGAAATCTGACAGAACTAGAAGACTTAGACATGTCTGTAAACAAATTCAGTGGCAGTATACCAGAATCCATATGTCGGCTCCCAAATCTGAAAGTTTTTCAACTTTACAACAATAGTCTGACAGGGGAAATCCCGGCTATTATTGCGAATTTGACAACATTAAACACGTTGTCCCTTTACGACAACTTCTTGACTGGTGAAGTCCCAAAAAATCTGGGAAAATCATCAGCCATGGTTGCCTTGGATTTGTCTGAGAATCGTCTTTCTGGGAAACTTCCGGAAGGGTTGTGCAGCGGAGGGAAACTGAACTACCTGCTCATGCTTCAGAACTCGATCTCTGGAGAACTGCCTGGAAGTTACGCAAAATGTGAGTCTTTAATCCGTTTTCGTGTTAGCCGTAATGATTTGGAAGGAAATATACCAGAAGGGATTTTTAGTCTTGCTCATGTTTCGATAATCGATTTGGCATATAATCATTTGAGTGGTTATATTCCAAGATCCATTGAAAATGCCAAGAATTTATCAGAACTTTTCATGCAAGGAAACAAGATTTCAGGTGTTATCCCATCTGAAATATCTCTTGCTGTGAACTTGGTTAAAATTGATCTTAGTAACAATATTTTGTTCGGTCCCATACCTTCGGAAATTGGAGGCTTGATATTGCTCAATCTTCTTCTTCTACAAAGTAACAACCTGAGTTCTTTGATCCCCGAATCGCTTTCTTCACTGAAATCTCTCAATGTTCTTGATCTGTCAAGTAATACGTTTACCGGACAAGTCCCAGAAAGGCTGAGTGAGCtgcttcccaattctttaaacTTATCGAACAATCATCTTTCAGGACCAATTCCTATGTCATTTATAAAGAGTGGATTGTTGAAGATTTTTTCTGGCAATCCAAGCCTATGTATGCCTTCTAATCGTTACTCGTCTGATCATAACTTTCCCGTATGTTCTCGAGTTTATAACCGGAAGAAAATAAACCATGCTTGGCTTATCGGGGTTTCTTTAGGAATCGTAGTTCTTGGAACCATCCTGTTTCTAAAAAGATGTCTAAGCAAAGACGAGAAAATGCTTGAAAAAGAGGATACAGTTTCATCGTCAGTTTTTTCATATGATTTCAAGTGTTTCCACCTGTTAACCTTTGATCAACGTGAGATCATGGTGGCCATGATTGAGAAAAACATCGTGGGATATGGAGGATCTGGGACCGTTTACAAGGTTCATCTGAAACATGGGGAACTTGTTGCTGTCAAGAAACTCTGGACCAGTCGAAAAGCTAAAGATTCACCTCCTGAGGACCAGTTGATTCTTGATGAAGGACTCAAAACTGAGGTTGAGACTCTAGGTAGCATTAGGCACAAGAATATTGTAAAATTGTACTGCTATCTTTCCAGTCCAGAATGCAGTTTACTTGTATATGAATACATGACAAATGGGAACCTCTGGAATGCACTTCACAAAGAAAAAAACTTCATCTTGGATTGGCCTAAAAGACACCAGATAGCGCTAGGGATTGCTCAGGGATTGGCGTATCTTCACCACGATTTGTTGTTTCCCATTATCCATCGAGATATCAAATCTACGAACATACTTTTGGACGCTCATTACCAGCCAAAAGTCGCGGATTTTGGGATAGCTAAGGTTTTGCAGGCTGGGGGATCAAAGGATTCTACTACAACTGTTATTGCAGGAACTTATGGCTACTTGGCACCAG AATATGCCTTTTCCTCCAAGGCGACGACTAAGTGTGACGTGTACAGTTTTGGGGTCGTGCTAATGGAACTACTAACGGGTAGAAAGCCTGTTGCAGCAGAGTTTGGTGAgaacaagaacatcatatattgGGTTGCCACTAAGGTGGAGACTAAGGAAGGGGCGTTGGAGGTACTCGACAGACGAGTCTCGGGGTTGTTCAAAGAAGAGAtgatcaaagttcttctaaTCGCCATACGTTGCACGTGTAGGACACCTGCTTTACGTCCCACAATGAATGAGGTCGTTCAGTTGTTGATCGAGGCAGATCCATGCCGATTTGAATGTTGCATGGCATCAAACAAGCTAAAGGAAACTGCGGACACCACCACCAAGCCTAAAAATAGCTTTGATCTGTGA
- the LOC140961894 gene encoding E3 ubiquitin-protein ligase RSL1-like isoform X3 — protein sequence MVCSQIIESSRITTADAEYAEELQFHEALLVSLVTAAPPNDASSSVQEPIPNPEMLNYEQVLEDSPLSFCEICLENKESWQMFENDKCSHSFCYECTSNHVISKIRENLKIIPCPALYCKTILNFEACQMMVPDDILVKWHEFLCLSLIPDSQKLYCPFLDCSALLVNDSGAVLKKIECLWCKRSFCAECHVPWHSEFTCKEFLKLYARKGRGKDEKIVKKLAEKKNWMKCPKCKMYIEKAEGCVHMTCRCKHEFCYRCGSKWTENHGGCKQKR from the exons ATGG TATGCTCTCAAATAATCGAAAGTAGCAGAATCACCACTGCAGATGCAGAATATGCAGAAGAATTGCAGTTTCACGAAGCATTATTGGTTTCTCTTGTCACGGCTGCCCCACCAAATGATGCATCTTCATCAGTGCAAGAACCTATTCCCAACCCTGAAATGCTAAATTATGAACAAGTGCTCGAGGATTCACCCCTAAGCTTCTGTGAAATTTGTTTAGAGAACAAAGAAAGCTGGCAGATGTTCGAGAACGACAAATGCTCGCACTCCTTTTGTTATGAATGCACATCCAACCATGTCATCTCCAAGATTCGAGAAAATCTGAAAATCATCCCTTGCCCTGCTTTATACTGCAAGACCATACTAAATTTTGAAGCTTGCCAGATGATGGTCCCGGATGACATACTCGTAAAATGGCACGAGTTTCTATGTCTATCGCTGATTCCCGACTCCCAGAAGCTATATTGCCCTTTTCTTGACTGTTCAGCCTTGCTCGTAAATGATTCAGGGGCAGTTTTGAAGAAGATAGAATGTCTTTGGTGCAAGAGATCGTTTTGTGCGGAATGTCATGTCCCGTGGCATTCCGAGTTCACCTGCAAGGAATTCCTGAAGCTGTATGCAAGAAAGGGACGGGGGAAAGACGAGAAGATAGTGAAGAAACTTGCTGAGAAGAAGAACTGGATGAAATGCCCCAAATGCAAGATGTATATCGAAAAGGCCGAGGGGTGTGTGCATATGACTTGCAGGTGTAAGCATGAATTCTGCTACAGATGTGGATCAAAGTGGACTGAGAATCATGGTGGCTGCAAACAGAAGCGGTAG
- the LOC140961894 gene encoding E3 ubiquitin-protein ligase RSL1-like isoform X2 — MDEASRQKMKMRIQYFVFRIKLQLRLRAAMTVCSQIIESSRITTADAEYAEELQFHEALLVSLVTAAPPNDASSSVQEPIPNPEMLNYEQVLEDSPLSFCEICLENKESWQMFENDKCSHSFCYECTSNHVISKIRENLKIIPCPALYCKTILNFEACQMMVPDDILVKWHEFLCLSLIPDSQKLYCPFLDCSALLVNDSGAVLKKIECLWCKRSFCAECHVPWHSEFTCKEFLKLYARKGRGKDEKIVKKLAEKKNWMKCPKCKMYIEKAEGCVHMTCRCKHEFCYRCGSKWTENHGGCKQKR; from the exons ATGGATGAAGCATCCAGGCAGAAGATGAAGATGAGAATTCAATATTTCGTATTTAGGATCAAGCTCCAGCTGCGCTTGCGGGCAGCCATGACTG TATGCTCTCAAATAATCGAAAGTAGCAGAATCACCACTGCAGATGCAGAATATGCAGAAGAATTGCAGTTTCACGAAGCATTATTGGTTTCTCTTGTCACGGCTGCCCCACCAAATGATGCATCTTCATCAGTGCAAGAACCTATTCCCAACCCTGAAATGCTAAATTATGAACAAGTGCTCGAGGATTCACCCCTAAGCTTCTGTGAAATTTGTTTAGAGAACAAAGAAAGCTGGCAGATGTTCGAGAACGACAAATGCTCGCACTCCTTTTGTTATGAATGCACATCCAACCATGTCATCTCCAAGATTCGAGAAAATCTGAAAATCATCCCTTGCCCTGCTTTATACTGCAAGACCATACTAAATTTTGAAGCTTGCCAGATGATGGTCCCGGATGACATACTCGTAAAATGGCACGAGTTTCTATGTCTATCGCTGATTCCCGACTCCCAGAAGCTATATTGCCCTTTTCTTGACTGTTCAGCCTTGCTCGTAAATGATTCAGGGGCAGTTTTGAAGAAGATAGAATGTCTTTGGTGCAAGAGATCGTTTTGTGCGGAATGTCATGTCCCGTGGCATTCCGAGTTCACCTGCAAGGAATTCCTGAAGCTGTATGCAAGAAAGGGACGGGGGAAAGACGAGAAGATAGTGAAGAAACTTGCTGAGAAGAAGAACTGGATGAAATGCCCCAAATGCAAGATGTATATCGAAAAGGCCGAGGGGTGTGTGCATATGACTTGCAGGTGTAAGCATGAATTCTGCTACAGATGTGGATCAAAGTGGACTGAGAATCATGGTGGCTGCAAACAGAAGCGGTAG
- the LOC140961894 gene encoding E3 ubiquitin-protein ligase RSL1-like isoform X1, giving the protein MSESIISFIFYCAGTFLAITAPAWMILYSNRKKKIIKPMNNRLILESGVIGDLPKRLSSVDMSKNVCSQIIESSRITTADAEYAEELQFHEALLVSLVTAAPPNDASSSVQEPIPNPEMLNYEQVLEDSPLSFCEICLENKESWQMFENDKCSHSFCYECTSNHVISKIRENLKIIPCPALYCKTILNFEACQMMVPDDILVKWHEFLCLSLIPDSQKLYCPFLDCSALLVNDSGAVLKKIECLWCKRSFCAECHVPWHSEFTCKEFLKLYARKGRGKDEKIVKKLAEKKNWMKCPKCKMYIEKAEGCVHMTCRCKHEFCYRCGSKWTENHGGCKQKR; this is encoded by the exons ATGTCAGAATCtatcatttcattcatattttaCTGTGCCGGAACGTTTCTTGCCATCACTGCTCCTGCATGGATGATTCTGTATTCcaatagaaagaaaaaaataatcaaacccATGAATAATCGGTTGATTCTAGAGTCTGGGGTCATCGGAGATTTGCCGAAGAGGCTGAGTTCGGTTGACATGTCCAAAAACG TATGCTCTCAAATAATCGAAAGTAGCAGAATCACCACTGCAGATGCAGAATATGCAGAAGAATTGCAGTTTCACGAAGCATTATTGGTTTCTCTTGTCACGGCTGCCCCACCAAATGATGCATCTTCATCAGTGCAAGAACCTATTCCCAACCCTGAAATGCTAAATTATGAACAAGTGCTCGAGGATTCACCCCTAAGCTTCTGTGAAATTTGTTTAGAGAACAAAGAAAGCTGGCAGATGTTCGAGAACGACAAATGCTCGCACTCCTTTTGTTATGAATGCACATCCAACCATGTCATCTCCAAGATTCGAGAAAATCTGAAAATCATCCCTTGCCCTGCTTTATACTGCAAGACCATACTAAATTTTGAAGCTTGCCAGATGATGGTCCCGGATGACATACTCGTAAAATGGCACGAGTTTCTATGTCTATCGCTGATTCCCGACTCCCAGAAGCTATATTGCCCTTTTCTTGACTGTTCAGCCTTGCTCGTAAATGATTCAGGGGCAGTTTTGAAGAAGATAGAATGTCTTTGGTGCAAGAGATCGTTTTGTGCGGAATGTCATGTCCCGTGGCATTCCGAGTTCACCTGCAAGGAATTCCTGAAGCTGTATGCAAGAAAGGGACGGGGGAAAGACGAGAAGATAGTGAAGAAACTTGCTGAGAAGAAGAACTGGATGAAATGCCCCAAATGCAAGATGTATATCGAAAAGGCCGAGGGGTGTGTGCATATGACTTGCAGGTGTAAGCATGAATTCTGCTACAGATGTGGATCAAAGTGGACTGAGAATCATGGTGGCTGCAAACAGAAGCGGTAG